A part of Botrytis cinerea B05.10 chromosome 2, complete sequence genomic DNA contains:
- the Bcrgs5 gene encoding Bcrgs5, translated as MTDAIDHYYQNRDGPPSRSFSDEYDSYNKTAPLPPLSACPERAQTPNSKRVPITPNSAKSTSESPRRITFSRDAGSSTKGSTQTSPSNQGSVSSRNGSNGNGLGLSSAGNFADFFSSEVFYIVLHNPTTAHRFLKFCQGRACSENLEFLQKIDEYNRLIDEATRLLSTIYSTYVSSEAPKQINISNSHARRLSHDIKGATHNVLPGLEDIFNGSQEQIEKLLASDLYPRFVKHQVTASATMALANDKERYPGLGDCFCLTDPRRADNPIVFASDGFVSVTGYSRSDIIPRNCRFLQGSFTDRQATKRLRTSIENCEETVELLLNYRKNGDPFWNLLYVSPLLDGNGDVRFFLGGQINCSTTIHSRTDVLRILSLNDEDTGSFIEGSNKTPSVRSKESNTASNYGKTSFFKSFKKYKANTVEIRDEAGMEGELIDRIGKLQFKTQVEEFYTAYSKYLVLSYQPQSQNLIVKYFSPGIVDMLNLNMPNGLVAPIVDKDIFKVLTEHSPSSVPRTFKNVVREGIKAGRAVSVETGLLTGIEEIKKSQNIFSGTTTNREKGWKKAEEKYVCHFTPCKDEMGRVGWVVLTVAPKLERF; from the exons ATGACGGACGCAATTGACCACTACTATCAGAACAGGGATGGACCACCGTCGAGATCCTTCAGCGATGAGTACGATTCATACAACAAAACCGCCCCTTTACCTCCACTATCAGCATGTCCTGAAAGAGCCCAGACTCCAAATTCAAAGCGTGTTCCGATAACCCCCAATTCTGCCAAATCTACATCTGAGAGCCCACGCCGCATCACTTTTTCTAGAGATGCCGGAAGTAGCACAAAAGGCTCGACACAAACAAGTCCTAGTAATCAAGGAAGTGTAAGCAGTAGGAATGGTAGCAATGGCAATGGTTTAGGGCTGAGTAGCGCGGGAAACTTTGCAGATTTCTTTAGCTCTGAAGTGTTTTATATTGTGCTTCATAATCCAACGACCGCGCATCGATTCTTGAAGTTTTGTCAAGGTCGTGCTTGTTCGGAAAACCTTGAATTTTTGCAAAAG ATTGATGAGTATAATCGATTAATAGACGAAGCGACACGTCTTCTTTCCACGATTTACTCAACCTATGTTTCGTCAGAAGCACCAAAgcaaatcaatatttccaattctcaTGCTCGACGATTATCACATGATATCAAGGGTGCGACGCATAATGTTCTTCCCGGTCTTGAAGACATCTTCAATGGGTCCCAGGAGCAAATTGAGAAATTGCTAGCTAGTGATTTGTATCCGCGTTTTGTAAAACACCAGGTTACTGCCTCCGCGACTATGGCGTTGGCAAATGATAAGGAAAGATATCCAGGTCTAGGTGACTGTTTTTGCTTGACTGATCCAAG GCGAGCCGATAACCCAATTGTATTTGCTTCGGACGGGTTCGTCTCTGTCACGGGATATTCCCGATCAGATATAATACCTCGAAACTGTCGTTTCCTACAAGGATCGTTTACCGATCGACAAGCAACCAAACGTCTACGAACTTCCATTGAAAACTGTGAGGAGACAGTTGAATTACTTCTGAATTATCGCAAAAATGGCGATCCATTCTGGAATCTCCTTTACGTATCTCCTTTACTTGACGGTAATGGGGACGTCAGATTCTTTCTCGGTGGACAAATCAACTGCAGTACGACTATTCACAGTCGCACCGATGTTCTTCGAATTTTGAGTCTGAACGATGAGGACACCGGGAGCTTTATAGAGGGGAGTAACAAGACCCCGAGTGTTCGAAGCAAGGAGTCCAATACTGCAAGCAACTATGGGAAAACCTCATttttcaaaagcttcaaaaagTACAAGGCGAATACTGTAGAAATCCGAGACGAAGCTGGGATGGAAGGCGAATTGATCGATCGGATCGGAAAGCTACAATTCAAAACACAAGTTGAAGAATTCTATACGGCTTATTCAAAG TATCTTGTCCTATCTTACCAACCACAGTCACAAAATCTAATTGTCAAATACTTCTCTCCGGGTATAGTGGACATGCTTAATCTAAACATGCCCAATGGCCTCGTAGCTCCTATTGTCGATAAAGATATCTTCAAAGTTCTCACAGAACACTCCCCGTCGTCTGTACCGCGCACCTTCAAAAATGTGGTTAGAGAAGGTATCAAAGCCGGACGAGCAGTATCAGTCGAAACGGGACTTCTGActggaattgaagagatcAAGAAGTCACAAAATATTTTTAGTGGCACAACGACAAATAGAGAGAAAGGGTGGAAGAAGGCCGAGGAAAAATATGTCTGTCATTTTACACCTTGTAAAGATGAGATGGGCAGAGTTGGATGGGTCGTTTTGACTGTGGCGCCGAAGCTGGAGAGATTTTGA
- the Bcalg9 gene encoding Bcalg9, whose translation MAPPQPTSLGSSRGAEASTASHSKKKKPATPFAVQPISAFYVFLGANILAALYAPIQDCDETFNYWEPTHYLSHRYGLQTWEYSPEYAIRSWLYVMLHALMGNFRRLLPFPTKVGEFYFIRYCLAFICALCQTQMFRVINGTLNPRVAMFFMMANIFSPGFFHASASYLPSSFAMYTTMLGMAAFMNWRGGLKTAQGIFWFAVGGILGWPFSMALSAPFLIEEVIFASLSDKDAVIDTVMRFVRGIVGGLLVLFSEFVVSGFFYRQLVIVPLNIVLYNIFSGEGRGPEIYGTEPWHFYIRNLILNFNIWFVLAISALPLFILQKLFGSREGGTTTALRSVVFMAPFYIWLAIFTFQPHKEERFMYPAYPCLALNAAMSLHIVLAAFGHSDPKTLVGKIPAKLKLLFVSFFIIGSVDIGVARIYGIYAAYSAPLKIYSPLQNGTIGARGDSVCFAKEWYRFPSSYHLPNGMKAKFVKSEFDGLLPGEFSEASTGFGIWSTWLIPSGMNDQNLEDMSKYVDLKTCNFLVDTYYPGSVASELEPHYIMDSENWETVNCEPFLDASRTHILARTIWLPDLPFIPEKFRRNWGSHCLLKRAPKKAVASSV comes from the exons ATGGCCCCTCCGCAGCCTACAAGTTTGGGCTCATCTAGAGGAGCAGAAGCTTCTACAGCTTCacattcaaaaaagaaaaa ACCTGCCACTCCATTCGCAGTTCAGCCTATCAGCGCATTTTACGTCTTTCTTGGAGCAAATATATTGGCAGCTTTGTATGCTCCTATACAGGATTGTGACGAGACCTTCAATTACTGGGAACCTACACATTATCTCAGCCATCGCTACGGATTACAAACATGGGAATATTCTCCGGAATATGCAATTCGAAGTTGGCTATATGTTATGCTCCATGCCCTGATGGGAAACTTTAGAAGGCTACTCCCGTTTCCGACAAAG GTTGGCGAATTCTACTTTATTCGATATTGTCTCGCATTCATATGCGCCCTGTGCCAGACGCAGATGTTTCGAGTCATTAACGGAACCTTGAACCCACGAGTCGCCATGTTCTTCATGATGGCCAATATCTTCAGCCCTGGATTTTTTCATGCCTCGGCCTCTTATTTACCATCGAGCTTCGCTATGTATACAACTATGCTTGGGATGGCCGCTTTCATGAACTGGAGAGGGGGCTTGAAGACTGCGCAGGGTATTTTTTGGTTCGCTGTCGGTGGAATTCTCGGTTGGCCATTTTCCATGGCTTTGTCTGCCCCTTTCTTGATCGAAGAAGTGATTTTCGCTAGTTTGAGCGATAAAGATGCCGTCATCGATACCGTAATGAGGTTCGTTAGGGGGATTGTTGGAGGATTGCTTGTTTTG TTTTCTGAATTCGTTGTTTCTGGCTTTTTCTATAGACAATTAGTGATTGTCCCTTTGAACATTGttctttataatatcttCAGTGGCGAGGGAAGAGGTCCTGAGATCTATGGCACTGAGCCATGGCATTTTTACATCCGTAATTTGATTCTCAACTTCAATATCTGGTTTGTGCTTGCAATTTCAGCTCTCCCTCTTTTCATACTTCAGAAACTATTTGGGTCACGAGAAGGCGGTACCACAACAGCTCTTCGCAGCGTTGTTTTTATGGCACCATTTTACATATGGCTTGCAATCTTCACCTTCCAGCCACATAAGGAAGAACGATTTATGTATCCAGCTTACCCCTGCCTTGCACTTAATGCGGCGATGTCACTTCACATCGTTTTGGCGGCTTTCGGCCATTCGGATCCCAAAACCTTGGTCGGTAAGATTCCAGCAAAATTGAAGCTATTGTTTGTaagcttcttcatcattggATCCGTGGATATTGGTGTGGCAAGAATTTATGGAATCTATGCAGCGTACTCGGCGCCCTTGAAAATTTATAGTCCTCTCCAAAACGGTACCATTGGGGCACGAGGGGATTCGGTCTGCTTTGCCAAAGAGTGGTACAGGTTCCCCAGCTCTTATCATTTACCGAACGGCATGAAAGCAAAATTTGTAAAGAGCGAATTTGATGGTCTGCTTCCCGGTGAGTTTTCCGAAGCTAGCACGGGATTTGGAATCTGGTCGACATGGCTCATCCCGTCGGGTATGAATGACCAAAACCTTGAGGACATGAGCAAATAT GTTGACCTCAAGACCTGTAACTTTCTGGTCGATACCTACTATCCTGGATCTGTGGCCTCCGAGCTTGAGCCTCACTATATCATGGATTCGGAGAACTGGGAGACGGTAAATTGTGAACCATTCCTCGACGCATCAAGAACTCACATTTTGGCACGAACCATATGGTTGCCAGATTTACCATTCATTCCAGAGAAATTTCGCAGGAACTGGGGAAGTCACTGCTTATTAAAACGAGCGCCAAAAAAGGCAGTTGCCAGCTCTGTATAA
- the Bcnaf1 gene encoding Bcnaf1 — protein sequence MSNSDSVPSIPPQEEKLHLKGESEESASSSSTFSNIPGLGRLGNAPKSENPTPSAKNNHAENHLKELATPKDKLPESSHDQSQGDFKMADAEPLLQESATSMINDTTSEHLPEIKKEILQETGAEIEQVRDHNNSEIKQAPLEEATVTKQYTDNNDAMDIATSQPTTDAHVEQGETMKLGESLGTQPSTSDIQVQESLANQPDLTHALEAMLGGLLQPATVTADVATNNVSAAPATEEEHPEWEVDSSPYESSSDSSSDSSSEDDSEEEDGENAYKLLSPEEQARILMTEGDGGSDDEGAARGEKRAGGHLRTKNEVPEEVIPKPDVTITPEMPITRLGDVEGVVDSIILIKAFTSGEYQVLREESVLCLQDRSVIGVVSETLGRVEQPLYCVRFTNAAAIAEAGISVGTTVYYSEQHSTYVFTQALKAYKGTDASNLYDEEVGDEEMEFSDDEKEAEHKRMIKQKKAEKRGGKTQQNGGHSRGGHASQKTYTPGNNSAVLNYDEAEDGPYKTLTRPIGFTGGATGTEAPQEGSHYNRSSQRGDHGGRGRGRGRGDRGRGDWGRGRGRGGGHNDRNTNSRNNSSQSSHVLPPSTPSPGAFNSQSASLPPKPNFPPPPPSNIYSNPNQPQQYQPQPSPQYPSQQPPVWPMYPQGYQQPYQQPYQQPQQPQQPFAQAQNPWAGMPPPPPLPAGAFINPAFFAQQNGANQNGANQWTHPSQQNGNGGSR from the coding sequence ATGAGTAATTCTGACTCCGTTCCGTCAATTCCTCCGCAAGAGGAGAAGCTTCATCTAAAAGGGGAGAGCGAAGAATCagcctcatcttcatccactTTCTCCAATATACCTGGGCTGGGACGGCTTGGGAATGCGCCAAAGTCTGAGAATCCAACCCCATCAGCGAAGAACAACCACGCAGAGAACCACTTGAAAGAATTGGCCACACCCAAAGACAAGTTACCAGAGAGTAGTCATGATCAATCCCAGGGAGATTTCAAAATGGCGGATGCCGAACCTCTACTTCAAGAATCTGCGACTTCTATGATCAATGATACGACTTCGGAACACCTtccagaaatcaaaaaagaaattttacAAGAGACCGGAGCTGAAATCGAGCAAGTAAGAGATCATAACAATTCGGAGATCAAGCAAGCTCCTCTGGAAGAAGCCACAGTGACCAAGCAATACACTGACAACAACGACGCGATGGACATTGCGACGTCACAACCTACCACAGACGCTCATGTAGAACAAGGAGAAACGATGAAGTTGGGAGAATCATTAGGAACTCAACCTAGTACTAGTGATATTCAAGTCCAGGAGAGCCTTGCCAATCAACCGGATTTGACCCATGCTTTAGAGGCAATGCTAGGAGGTCTGCTACAACCTGCGACTGTGACTGCGGATGTTGCAACGAACAATGTATCTGCAGCACCAGCGACAGAGGAGGAACACCCAGAATGGGAGGTTGACTCATCTCCATATGAGTCTTCGTCAGATTCGTCAAGTGACAGTTCATCCGAGGACGATagcgaggaggaggatggagaaaATGCCTATAAATTATTAAGTCCAGAAGAACAAGCAAGAATTCTAATGACGGAAGGCGATGGGGGTTCAGACGATGAGGGAGCGGCACGTGGAGAAAAGCGCGCCGGGGGGCACTTACGTACAAAGAACGAAGTTCCGGAAGAAGTGATACCCAAACCAGATGTCACAATAACGCCTGAGATGCCTATCACAAGATTGGGAGATGTGGAAGGAGTCGTGGATAgcatcattctcatcaaagCTTTCACAAGTGGAGAGTATCAAGTGCTTAGAGAAGAATCTGTGCTATGCTTACAGGATCGCAGCGTTATAGGTGTAGTGTCGGAAACGTTGGGCAGAGTGGAGCAACCATTGTATTGTGTAAGATTCACGAATGCAGCTGCAATTGCCGAAGCGGGAATATCTGTTGGAACTACGGTGTATTACTCTGAGCAGCATTCAACATACGTCTTTACACAAGCTTTGAAAGCATACAAAGGTACAGATGCTTCAAACCTGTATGACGAAGAAGTCGGCGACGAGGAAATGGAATTCTCCGATGATGAAAAGGAGGCTGAGCACAAGCGAATGATAAAGCAGAAGAAGGCAGAAAAGAGAGGTGGTAAGACTCAGCAAAATGGTGGTCATTCACGTGGTGGGCATGCTTCACAAAAAACATATACCCCTGGTAACAACAGCGCCGTGTTGAACTATGACGAAGCCGAGGATGGTCCTTATAAGACTCTTACTAGACCGATTGGATTTACTGGTGGTGCAACTGGCACTGAAGCTCCTCAAGAGGGTTCGCATTATAACAGATCAAGCCAACGCGGTGATCATGGAGGTAGGGGTAGAGGGAGAGGTCGTGGAGATAGAGGCAGAGGAGATTGGGGAAgaggacgaggaagaggCGGTGGACATAACGATCGAAACACCAACTCTCGTAATAATTCATCGCAATCAAGCCATGTATTACCCCCTTCCACTCCGAGCCCCGGAGCATTCAACTCTCAATCAGCTTCATTACCCCCAAAGCCTAACTTTCCACCCCCGCCACCTTCGAATATTTACAGCAATCCAAATCAGCCACAGCAATATCAACCTCAACCATCACCACAATACCCATCCCAACAACCTCCAGTATGGCCAATGTACCCGCAAGGTTATCAGCAACCATATCAGCAACCATATCAACAGCCTCAACAACCCCAGCAACCTTTTGCTCAAGCACAGAATCCTTGGGCAGGTAtgcctcctcctcctcccttgCCAGCAGGTGCGTTCATAAATCCGGCATTCTTCGCTCAACAGAATGGAGCAAACCAAAACGGAGCAAATCAATGGACTCATCCTAGCCAGCAAAATGGAAACGGAGGTAGTCGGTAA